The following are from one region of the Sphingomonas oryzagri genome:
- a CDS encoding MBL fold metallo-hydrolase yields MIARRGVLALLGAGAAMPFAGFAQWGGRPATKGAQVTLLGTSGGPPPHVDRSQPANLLTVDGRSYLIDAGENCGQQLMRAGTPPSKVDATLLTHLHWDHTLGLDYLMASGWMLGRTAPMPIWGPPGTADFVADVLRSDRIGEDIFRPQAPGRPPLASLYPVHEADVTAPQTLFDDGAVRVSAVANTHFAQIHSPPHDYGLDKSYAYRFDTAYGSVVFTGDTGPSDPVTRFAEGADMLVAEIVDLDSIKASMQAAGSSGSALEVLMQHMETQHLSADALGQMAQEARVKTLVVTHFVTGPHFDPQSLIAPLRRHFAKGDILLGRDLMTIPLGKPA; encoded by the coding sequence ATGATCGCGCGGCGAGGCGTCCTCGCGCTGCTCGGAGCGGGCGCGGCGATGCCGTTTGCGGGCTTCGCGCAATGGGGTGGCCGACCGGCAACGAAGGGCGCGCAGGTGACGTTGCTCGGCACCAGCGGCGGGCCGCCGCCACATGTCGATCGCAGCCAGCCGGCGAACCTGCTCACCGTCGACGGGCGCTCCTACCTGATCGATGCCGGCGAGAATTGCGGGCAGCAGTTGATGCGTGCCGGCACGCCGCCGTCGAAGGTGGATGCGACGCTGCTCACCCACCTGCACTGGGACCACACGCTCGGTCTCGATTATCTGATGGCAAGCGGCTGGATGCTCGGGCGGACGGCGCCGATGCCGATCTGGGGGCCGCCGGGCACGGCTGACTTCGTCGCCGACGTGCTCCGCTCCGACCGGATCGGCGAGGATATCTTTCGGCCGCAGGCGCCCGGCCGGCCTCCGCTCGCCAGCCTCTACCCGGTGCACGAGGCCGACGTGACCGCCCCGCAGACGCTGTTCGACGACGGCGCAGTGCGAGTCAGCGCCGTCGCCAACACCCACTTCGCGCAGATCCACAGCCCGCCGCACGACTATGGGCTCGACAAATCCTATGCCTATCGCTTCGACACGGCCTACGGATCGGTGGTGTTCACCGGCGACACCGGCCCGTCCGATCCGGTGACGCGCTTCGCGGAGGGGGCCGACATGCTGGTGGCGGAGATTGTCGATCTCGACAGCATCAAGGCCTCGATGCAGGCGGCGGGCAGCAGCGGGTCAGCGCTGGAGGTCCTGATGCAGCATATGGAGACCCAGCATCTCTCCGCCGACGCGCTGGGCCAGATGGCCCAGGAGGCGAGGGTGAAGACGCTGGTGGTCACCCATTTCGTGACCGGACCGCATTTCGATCCGCAAAGCCTGATCGCGCCGCTCCGCCGCCATTTCGCCAAGGGCGATATCCTGCTCGGCCGTGACCTGATGACGATCCCTCTCGGCAAGCCCGCCTAG
- a CDS encoding aminomethyl transferase family protein, with the protein MSLQQAIDAAGSPMGVVWKPNAKAWEVPVIAPEYVGWREEQAAWRDNVAISDLSHHMWDLWIEGPDALRLLKDYSANNYENFVVGQAKQFVPVTARGNLITDGILMRDAEERFNLSGVPASQSWIRYQGETGGYDVKMTVDPDSGLRKEGEPIVFRYQIQGPNAMPLVEALFGGPLPQTKFFHSTPVELGGARFRAFRHGMAGMPGYEFIGDWRDAAFVKDAIMKAGEAFGLVHVGGKAYYTNGIESGWIPTPTPGVFTDPELQPYREWLSVFSYEGQKPLHGSFYSDNIEDYYVSPFELGYGKSIAFNHDFCGRDALEKAKDDYPRRKRTLIFDEADMVRVFGQPDYFNSYGRYRLEAGGKTVGMSFQTGLIGPLNTILSLALVDADHAEPGTQVEFVWGEHPGPGNDPNADFGFQRLKATVAPSPFNEHARTAYRKD; encoded by the coding sequence ATGAGCCTGCAGCAGGCCATCGACGCCGCCGGATCACCGATGGGCGTGGTCTGGAAGCCCAACGCGAAGGCGTGGGAAGTGCCGGTGATCGCGCCCGAATATGTCGGCTGGCGCGAGGAGCAGGCAGCTTGGCGTGACAATGTCGCGATCAGCGATCTCTCGCACCATATGTGGGACCTGTGGATCGAGGGCCCCGACGCGCTCCGGCTGCTGAAGGACTACAGCGCCAACAATTACGAGAATTTCGTCGTCGGCCAGGCCAAGCAGTTCGTGCCGGTGACGGCGCGCGGCAATCTGATCACCGATGGCATCCTGATGCGCGATGCCGAGGAACGCTTCAACCTCAGCGGCGTGCCCGCCTCGCAGAGCTGGATCCGCTATCAGGGCGAGACCGGCGGCTACGACGTCAAGATGACGGTCGACCCCGATTCGGGTCTCCGCAAGGAAGGCGAGCCGATCGTCTTCCGCTACCAGATCCAGGGCCCCAACGCGATGCCGCTGGTCGAGGCCTTGTTCGGCGGTCCGCTGCCGCAAACCAAATTCTTCCATTCCACCCCGGTGGAACTCGGTGGCGCCCGGTTCCGTGCCTTCCGGCACGGCATGGCCGGCATGCCCGGCTACGAGTTCATCGGCGACTGGAGGGACGCGGCCTTCGTGAAGGACGCGATCATGAAGGCGGGCGAGGCGTTCGGTCTCGTCCATGTCGGCGGCAAGGCCTATTACACCAACGGCATCGAGAGCGGCTGGATCCCCACGCCGACGCCCGGCGTTTTCACCGATCCCGAGCTGCAACCCTATCGCGAGTGGCTGAGCGTCTTCTCCTATGAAGGCCAGAAGCCGCTCCACGGCAGCTTCTATTCCGACAATATCGAGGATTATTACGTTTCGCCGTTCGAGCTCGGCTACGGCAAGTCGATTGCCTTCAATCACGATTTCTGCGGGCGCGACGCTCTGGAGAAGGCGAAGGACGATTATCCGCGCCGCAAGCGCACCCTGATCTTCGACGAGGCGGACATGGTCCGCGTGTTCGGTCAGCCCGACTATTTCAACAGCTACGGTCGCTATCGCCTGGAGGCGGGCGGCAAGACGGTCGGCATGTCGTTCCAGACCGGCCTGATCGGGCCGCTCAACACGATCCTGTCGCTGGCGCTGGTCGATGCCGACCATGCGGAGCCTGGCACGCAGGTGGAGTTCGTCTGGGGCGAGCATCCAGGCCCGGGCAACGATCCGAACGCCGATTTCGGTTTCCAGCGGCTGAAGGCGACGGTCGCACCGTCACCGTTTAACGAGCATGCGCGTACGGCCTATCGCAAGGACTGA
- a CDS encoding methylenetetrahydrofolate reductase has protein sequence MTTLSALLQDYSIEATAKDAAASAILPPAMPRPAQVFVPYLHEESDEMRIAACTRIRDAGLEPVPHISARRVAGIAELDRLLGALRERAQVDSLFLIAGDIAHVDGPFEDSLSVIRSGLIERHGIRHVGIAGHPEGHPAVIENALWDAMVAKIDALGERGLDSQIVTQFSFDAGQVLRWLHGVRARGVAVPVRVGIPGPTSVRTLLRYAVRCGVSASASAVGKYGLSLGRLLGHAGPDAFLEDLEADLDPAVTGDVRLHIFPFGGFDKVSDWLIDQLAHEPASSSFAA, from the coding sequence ATGACGACCCTGAGCGCCCTGCTCCAAGACTATAGCATTGAGGCGACGGCCAAGGACGCCGCCGCGTCCGCTATCCTGCCCCCCGCCATGCCGCGCCCCGCTCAGGTCTTTGTGCCCTATCTGCACGAGGAGAGTGACGAGATGCGGATCGCGGCCTGCACCCGGATCCGCGACGCCGGCCTGGAACCCGTCCCGCACATATCGGCCCGGCGCGTGGCAGGAATAGCCGAACTCGACCGCCTGCTGGGCGCATTGCGGGAGCGCGCCCAGGTAGACTCCCTGTTTCTGATCGCCGGCGACATCGCTCACGTCGATGGACCGTTCGAGGACAGCCTGTCGGTCATCCGCTCCGGACTGATCGAGCGCCACGGCATCCGCCATGTCGGCATTGCGGGCCACCCCGAAGGCCATCCAGCCGTCATCGAGAATGCGCTTTGGGACGCGATGGTGGCGAAGATCGATGCGTTGGGCGAGCGCGGCCTCGACTCCCAGATCGTGACGCAATTCTCCTTCGATGCGGGCCAGGTGCTGCGCTGGCTGCACGGCGTGCGGGCAAGGGGCGTGGCGGTCCCGGTGCGGGTCGGCATACCGGGGCCGACCAGCGTGCGTACCCTCCTGCGCTATGCGGTCCGCTGCGGGGTGAGCGCCTCGGCCAGCGCGGTCGGCAAATACGGCCTCTCACTTGGTCGCCTGCTCGGTCATGCCGGACCCGATGCCTTCCTCGAAGACCTCGAGGCCGACCTCGATCCGGCGGTGACCGGTGACGTTCGTCTTCACATCTTTCCGTTCGGCGGCTTCGACAAAGTCTCCGACTGGCTGATCGACCAGCTTGCCCATGAACCGGCATCCAGCAGCTTCGCGGCCTGA
- a CDS encoding MFS transporter: MADRIASWRDIVLIFLIGVFGMMVVSAAVPALGGIAAEFRPPSPATIGLVMSIPALAAALTSLPIGWLVDRIGDRPTMLAGGAVICLGDAGVVLSRTMPVLLACRFVAGLGYVCTVVAAVTMIARLTEGRRRTAALALWSTVIPSSFILSSLYGILAGSALSWRAVFIGHGCGVIILMTMARLLLPTTLPDASGASRLAGIGKVLRTPWPFILGASFAAAAFLQTGFVAVLPHLLARSIGAGEAQVQSFNMLSMACNVAGAFGFGLAFARGVPPWLLGCAAVLLGALSGLGLILAPTGLGPAMAMNCALMFALGIQVGMWALLPQVAPSPAFMGATSGLITQITLLGVLFGPPVAFATSVLGAHGSLIFLAFGIVLSLVAWPVWRRSAPSPATPIAH, translated from the coding sequence GTGGCAGACAGAATTGCGTCATGGCGCGACATCGTCCTTATCTTCTTGATCGGGGTATTCGGCATGATGGTGGTGAGCGCCGCCGTGCCGGCGCTCGGCGGGATTGCGGCCGAATTCCGGCCGCCGTCTCCGGCCACGATCGGGCTCGTCATGTCGATACCGGCATTGGCGGCCGCGCTGACGTCCCTGCCGATCGGCTGGCTGGTCGATCGCATCGGGGATCGCCCGACGATGCTCGCGGGCGGGGCCGTGATCTGCCTCGGGGACGCCGGCGTTGTGCTGAGCCGGACGATGCCCGTCCTGCTCGCTTGCCGCTTCGTCGCGGGGCTCGGCTATGTGTGCACCGTGGTCGCCGCCGTTACCATGATCGCGCGGCTGACCGAAGGACGGCGGCGGACCGCGGCGCTGGCCTTGTGGTCCACGGTGATACCGTCGAGCTTCATTCTGTCGTCGCTTTACGGGATCCTCGCAGGATCAGCGCTGAGCTGGCGCGCGGTATTCATAGGCCATGGCTGCGGGGTTATTATCCTCATGACCATGGCCCGGCTGCTGTTGCCTACCACCTTGCCCGATGCTTCCGGCGCGTCCCGACTGGCGGGGATCGGTAAAGTGCTGCGAACTCCCTGGCCCTTCATTCTCGGTGCCTCGTTCGCCGCTGCGGCGTTTCTTCAGACCGGTTTTGTCGCTGTCCTGCCGCATCTTCTCGCCCGGAGCATTGGAGCGGGCGAGGCCCAGGTCCAGTCGTTCAACATGCTGTCGATGGCATGCAACGTCGCAGGTGCCTTCGGTTTCGGACTGGCTTTCGCGCGCGGGGTGCCTCCGTGGCTGCTCGGCTGTGCCGCCGTTCTTCTGGGAGCCTTGTCGGGGCTCGGGCTGATCCTGGCACCCACCGGGCTCGGGCCGGCGATGGCGATGAACTGCGCGCTGATGTTCGCACTCGGCATCCAGGTGGGAATGTGGGCCCTGTTGCCTCAGGTTGCGCCCTCTCCGGCCTTCATGGGAGCGACGAGCGGGTTGATCACCCAGATCACGCTCCTGGGTGTGTTGTTCGGACCGCCCGTGGCTTTTGCGACGAGCGTTCTGGGCGCGCACGGATCGCTGATCTTCCTGGCATTCGGCATCGTGCTGAGCCTTGTCGCGTGGCCGGTTTGGCGGCGATCTGCGCCATCGCCCGCCACGCCGATCGCGCATTGA
- the pabB gene encoding aminodeoxychorismate synthase component I, translating to MRDGSRLYRGIEEVVIARAAHEIAPALERLSSRAGRWAGYLSYEAGLALEPKLAALRQPAATDDAPLLWFARFGCCERLDSAETNNWIKKRSEAPGRLEGMQPSIEQARYADAFARIADAIAAGDIYQANLTFPLSGRWTGDPFSIYAALRPAMGASHGAFLFDGERYLLSFSPELFFRLRGQAIHVRPMKGTSPRGRTAEEDGRYANALRNSIKDRAENLMIVDLLRNDLSRISVPGSVRVEQLFAIERYPTLHQMTSSVTSMVAPAIRTGDILGALFPCGSITGAPKIRAMQLIAEVEARRRGVYCGSIGRVDPSGDAEFNVAIRTLVLAADGTASLGIGSGVVADSAMSREWEECLLKARFLQAMTGATAQR from the coding sequence ATGCGCGACGGATCACGCCTCTATCGCGGCATCGAGGAGGTTGTCATCGCAAGGGCGGCGCACGAGATCGCGCCGGCCTTGGAGCGCCTTTCGTCGCGAGCCGGTCGTTGGGCCGGCTATCTCAGTTATGAAGCCGGGCTGGCCCTGGAGCCGAAGCTCGCTGCACTGCGTCAGCCGGCCGCGACGGACGATGCCCCGCTCCTCTGGTTCGCGCGTTTCGGGTGTTGCGAACGGCTCGATAGCGCCGAGACGAACAACTGGATCAAGAAACGGAGTGAAGCGCCAGGGCGGCTGGAAGGGATGCAGCCCTCCATCGAGCAGGCCCGTTATGCGGATGCTTTTGCCCGCATCGCCGATGCAATCGCGGCTGGCGACATCTACCAGGCCAATCTGACCTTCCCGCTGTCCGGACGATGGACGGGCGATCCTTTCTCGATCTATGCGGCGCTCAGACCTGCCATGGGCGCGAGCCACGGCGCTTTCCTCTTTGATGGCGAACGCTACCTGCTCAGCTTTTCGCCCGAATTGTTTTTCCGCCTCCGCGGGCAGGCCATCCACGTCCGTCCGATGAAAGGCACTTCTCCCAGGGGCCGGACGGCGGAGGAAGACGGCCGATACGCCAATGCGCTGCGAAACAGCATCAAGGATCGCGCCGAAAACCTGATGATCGTCGATCTCTTGCGCAATGACCTGTCGCGGATTTCGGTACCCGGCAGCGTCCGGGTGGAGCAGTTGTTCGCCATCGAGCGGTATCCGACGCTCCACCAGATGACGAGCAGCGTCACGAGCATGGTCGCCCCGGCTATCCGCACCGGCGACATTCTCGGCGCGCTCTTTCCCTGCGGCTCGATAACGGGCGCGCCCAAGATCCGCGCAATGCAATTGATCGCGGAGGTCGAGGCGCGTCGGCGCGGTGTCTATTGCGGTTCGATCGGCCGCGTAGATCCGTCTGGTGACGCCGAGTTCAATGTCGCCATCCGCACCCTGGTCCTGGCCGCCGACGGCACCGCATCGCTCGGCATTGGGTCGGGGGTCGTTGCGGATTCAGCGATGTCCCGGGAATGGGAAGAATGCCTGCTGAAAGCCCGCTTCCTTCAGGCGATGACCGGGGCCACCGCGCAACGATAA
- a CDS encoding lactonase family protein — translation MTDNALVFIGTQDTGVHAARLDAATGRLSPAGLIAEIERPTWVLPDPRKPRLFAVSEVGNAGDRTGDVFSFAVDVRSGTLREAGRTPSAGGGPTHLAITPDGRNLFVANFGGGQVAVVPVVDYGSLRTASSVQQTFGNGPHRRQQGPHAHGVTLDPSGSWLLVPDMGSDRIFLYRYDGGARQITPHEMPYLQLPAGCGPRLVLFGRDGRYAYLLSELSAEIFVLEWDAPSGTLAPRGSVAMDPPHMEGRSAAAFAISADGRFLYASNRRTHAIHVFAIDAENGGLREVQVVDAGGIRPWAVEIAPGERWMLIANQGSDTVNVCSVDPVSGCLGAVSDMLEIPTPTSFAVIPSDLTSS, via the coding sequence GTGACCGATAATGCACTGGTTTTTATCGGAACGCAGGATACCGGTGTGCATGCCGCCCGGCTGGATGCCGCGACCGGCCGACTGAGCCCTGCCGGCCTGATAGCAGAGATCGAGCGACCGACCTGGGTGCTCCCCGATCCGCGCAAGCCGCGGCTGTTCGCGGTCAGCGAGGTCGGCAATGCCGGGGATCGCACCGGCGACGTTTTCTCCTTCGCCGTCGATGTCCGGTCTGGGACGCTACGCGAGGCGGGCCGCACGCCATCGGCGGGCGGCGGACCGACCCACCTCGCGATCACCCCCGACGGCCGGAACTTGTTCGTCGCCAATTTTGGCGGCGGTCAGGTCGCTGTCGTACCCGTCGTCGATTATGGCAGCCTGCGGACCGCGAGTTCGGTCCAGCAGACCTTCGGCAATGGCCCGCATCGCCGGCAGCAGGGTCCGCATGCGCATGGGGTGACGCTCGATCCGTCGGGCTCGTGGCTGCTCGTCCCAGACATGGGGTCGGATCGCATCTTCCTGTACCGATATGATGGCGGCGCGCGGCAGATCACGCCCCATGAGATGCCCTATTTGCAGCTGCCTGCAGGATGCGGACCGAGACTGGTGCTGTTCGGTCGGGATGGGCGCTACGCCTATCTGCTCAGCGAATTGTCGGCCGAAATCTTCGTGCTTGAATGGGATGCGCCGAGCGGGACCCTCGCGCCGCGTGGTTCCGTCGCCATGGACCCGCCCCACATGGAGGGGCGCAGCGCGGCAGCCTTTGCGATCTCGGCCGACGGACGCTTTCTCTACGCTTCCAACCGGCGGACGCATGCCATCCACGTCTTCGCGATCGATGCCGAGAATGGCGGATTGCGCGAGGTCCAGGTGGTTGATGCCGGAGGCATCAGGCCCTGGGCGGTGGAGATCGCGCCGGGCGAGCGGTGGATGCTGATCGCGAACCAGGGATCGGACACCGTGAATGTGTGCAGCGTCGATCCGGTGAGCGGGTGCCTTGGCGCGGTCTCGGACATGCTGGAGATCCCGACGCCGACGAGCTTCGCCGTGATCCCATCGGACTTGACGAGCAGTTAA
- the purU gene encoding formyltetrahydrofolate deformylase, with protein MAQSFTLALNCPDRPGIVHAVTGAIFAHGGNILESRQFDDRETGRFFLRIVFETQAAVSALSDAFASLASDLAMDWKVVPTGQPVKTLILVSKFDHCLGYLLYKTRMGELPMDIVAVASNHPANALTVSTIGDIPFHHLPITKDSKAEQEARIKALVEESGAELIILARYMQILSDDLAAYLSGRCINIHHSFLPSFKGAKPYHQAHARGVKMIGATAHYVTADLDEGPIIHQAAEAVTHEDSPDDLVRKGREIESRVLGRAVGWHVTHRVFPNGAKTVVFGN; from the coding sequence ATGGCCCAGTCCTTCACGCTTGCCTTGAATTGTCCCGATCGGCCCGGGATCGTCCATGCCGTCACCGGCGCGATCTTCGCCCATGGTGGCAACATCCTTGAATCGCGCCAGTTCGATGACCGCGAAACGGGTCGGTTCTTCCTGCGCATCGTCTTCGAGACGCAGGCCGCGGTGTCGGCGCTGTCCGACGCGTTTGCCTCCCTCGCATCGGACCTGGCGATGGACTGGAAGGTGGTGCCGACCGGTCAGCCGGTGAAGACCCTCATCCTGGTGTCGAAATTCGATCACTGCCTCGGTTACCTGCTCTACAAGACGCGGATGGGCGAGCTGCCGATGGATATCGTCGCCGTCGCCTCGAACCATCCCGCCAACGCGCTGACGGTCAGCACCATCGGGGACATCCCCTTCCACCACCTGCCAATCACCAAGGACAGCAAGGCCGAGCAGGAAGCGCGCATCAAGGCGCTGGTCGAGGAGAGCGGTGCCGAGCTGATCATCCTCGCGCGCTACATGCAGATCTTGTCAGACGACCTCGCCGCTTACCTTTCAGGGCGTTGCATCAACATCCATCACAGCTTCCTGCCGAGCTTCAAGGGCGCCAAGCCTTATCACCAGGCGCATGCGCGGGGCGTGAAGATGATCGGGGCGACCGCGCACTACGTTACCGCCGACCTCGACGAGGGGCCGATCATCCACCAGGCGGCGGAGGCGGTAACGCACGAGGATTCACCTGACGACCTGGTGCGCAAGGGCCGCGAAATCGAGAGCAGGGTGCTGGGCCGCGCGGTCGGGTGGCACGTCACCCACCGTGTCTTTCCGAACGGGGCCAAGACCGTCGTTTTTGGGAATTGA
- a CDS encoding LysR family transcriptional regulator, whose translation MDRLTTMATFLKVVRHANFTTAAEELSISRTLVSRHIADLELHLGLKLLNRTTRSVTPTEAGLRYTELCERVLGEIRHGEEELSAIKNQVEGEISILCPIWIGSFGISVAAAEFCALNPKISIKLHFEEPSANPHEFLALGYDVSIQPNTMRDSSIVAKKIGKIDHILTASPAYLERHGAPESVAALSEQVCLAKMNDTSWSFANGERHALRVPSLFSSNSVFALREASIAGLGIAMLPKGIIQDTLEKGALVEVLPDFPIAPRPLYIAFPPGGDAPRKTRALISFFADWFKTRKFPT comes from the coding sequence ATGGACAGACTGACGACCATGGCGACCTTCCTGAAGGTCGTGAGGCACGCCAACTTCACGACCGCGGCGGAGGAGTTGTCGATCTCGCGCACGCTGGTCTCCCGCCACATCGCCGACCTCGAGCTCCATCTCGGTCTCAAGCTCCTCAACAGGACGACGCGCTCGGTGACGCCGACCGAGGCGGGCTTACGCTACACGGAGCTGTGCGAGCGGGTGCTCGGCGAAATCCGGCACGGCGAGGAGGAATTGTCCGCCATCAAGAACCAGGTCGAGGGCGAGATCTCGATCCTGTGCCCGATCTGGATCGGCAGCTTCGGCATCTCGGTCGCCGCCGCCGAATTCTGCGCGCTCAATCCCAAAATCTCGATCAAGCTCCATTTCGAGGAGCCATCAGCGAACCCGCACGAATTTCTGGCGCTCGGCTATGACGTTTCGATCCAGCCGAACACGATGCGCGATTCCTCGATCGTGGCGAAGAAAATCGGCAAGATCGATCATATCCTGACGGCCTCCCCTGCCTATCTCGAGCGGCACGGCGCCCCGGAATCCGTCGCCGCACTGTCCGAACAGGTCTGCCTCGCGAAGATGAACGACACATCCTGGTCGTTCGCCAACGGGGAACGGCACGCGCTGCGTGTCCCCTCGCTTTTTTCCTCGAACAGCGTGTTCGCATTGCGCGAGGCATCGATTGCCGGGCTCGGCATCGCCATGCTTCCGAAGGGCATCATCCAGGATACGCTGGAGAAAGGCGCGCTCGTCGAAGTGTTGCCCGATTTCCCGATCGCGCCGCGTCCGCTCTATATCGCCTTCCCGCCAGGGGGCGATGCGCCACGCAAGACCCGTGCGTTGATTTCCTTCTTCGCCGACTGGTTCAAGACGCGCAAGTTTCCGACCTGA
- a CDS encoding bifunctional 5,10-methylenetetrahydrofolate dehydrogenase/5,10-methenyltetrahydrofolate cyclohydrolase, translating into MTAILRGDLVARELDDATRIEVERLRADGIDPSLAVVLVGEDPASEIYVRRKRLAAEAVGIRSIEHRLGAATSQQSLLALIATLNADPGIHGILVQLPLPPQIASDEVLGAITPHKDVDGFHPVNVGRLSTGTGGLIPCTPLGCMLLLDRVIADFRGLKAVVIGKSNIVGKPVAMLLLERECTVTITHIHTRGLPEIARTADIIVAAAGSPGLVRGDWVKPGAVLIDVGINRIAREDGKTVIVGDVAANECDHAAVLTPVPRGVGPMTIACLLRNTVQAARLALA; encoded by the coding sequence ATGACCGCGATATTGCGCGGCGACCTCGTCGCACGCGAGCTCGACGATGCCACACGTATCGAGGTGGAGCGGCTGCGGGCGGACGGCATCGACCCGTCGCTGGCGGTCGTGCTGGTTGGAGAGGATCCGGCAAGCGAGATCTACGTCCGGCGCAAGCGGCTGGCCGCCGAGGCGGTCGGCATCCGCTCGATCGAGCATCGGCTGGGCGCAGCAACGTCGCAGCAAAGCCTGCTGGCGCTGATCGCGACACTCAACGCCGATCCCGGGATCCACGGCATCCTCGTCCAGCTTCCCCTACCCCCGCAGATCGCGAGTGACGAAGTGCTCGGCGCCATTACCCCGCACAAGGACGTGGACGGCTTCCACCCCGTCAATGTCGGGCGCCTCTCGACGGGTACCGGGGGGCTCATCCCTTGCACGCCGCTCGGCTGCATGCTGCTGCTCGATCGGGTGATCGCGGATTTCCGGGGGCTGAAGGCGGTTGTGATCGGCAAGTCGAACATCGTCGGCAAGCCGGTGGCGATGCTGCTGCTCGAGCGCGAGTGCACCGTCACCATCACCCACATCCACACGCGTGGCCTGCCCGAGATCGCGCGCACCGCAGACATCATCGTGGCCGCCGCCGGCAGCCCGGGACTGGTGCGCGGCGACTGGGTGAAGCCCGGCGCGGTGCTGATCGACGTCGGAATCAACCGCATTGCGCGGGAGGACGGGAAAACGGTGATCGTCGGCGACGTCGCAGCGAACGAATGCGATCACGCGGCCGTACTGACGCCCGTGCCGCGCGGCGTCGGCCCGATGACGATCGCCTGCCTGCTGCGCAACACGGTGCAAGCCGCGCGGCTCGCGCTCGCCTAG